TATTATTTATGTTTTGGATTGTGTTTGGTGGTTTTCCATCCAATACAATGGATTTGCTTAAACGTTTTTGGTTATCAGGCACACAAAAAGAGTGTTGATTATCTGAACTTTTTTCTTTTAAGATGTACAAACCTGGTTGGAACAACTTATAAAGTTACTGGTGTAGATGATATTCCGAAAGGAGTTCCAATTATTTTTGTTGCAAATCATCAAAGTATGTACGATATCGTCACAATGATTTGGTACTTTAGACGTTTTCATTGTAAATTTGTGAGTAAGAAAGAGTTAGGAAGCGGAATTCCGAGTGTTTCTTTTAATTTGAAACATGGCGGATCTGTGCTTATTGACCGTAAAGACCCTAAACAGGCTATACCAGTAATTAAAGGGTTGTCTGAATATATCGAAAAAAATACCAGAGCTGCGGTTATTTTTCCTGAAGGAACACGTAGTAAAACTGGAAAACCTAAAGAATTTGCACAAAGCGGTTTAAAAATCTTATGTAAATATGCGCCCTCAGCTTATGTTGTCCCGGTTAGTATAAATAATTCCTGGAAAATGGTACGCTATGGTATGTTTCCGGTTGGTTTAGGAAATCACCTGACTTTTACAGCTCATAAAGCAATGGCTGTAAAAGATTATGATTTTGCCGATTTGATGGCTTTGACAGAAAAGGCTGTGGTAGAAGGAGTAAACGAGTATAAATAGATTTAAGGTTTAGCATATCTAAAACTTAAATCCCAAATCTAAAATAAGTAATGTCTATAAAAAACATTAGATTAGAAGTGATGCAGTTTTTGGAAAAAAACGTTGACAGCTTCGTCGAACAGTATTTAATTCCAGTGGAAAAAATTTGGCAGCCGTCAGACTTTTTACCAAATTCTGAAGGAGAAAACTTCTTTGAAGAGGTAAAAGAATTGCGCGAAATTGCTAAAGAATTACCATACGATTTCTGGGTTACGCTTGTTGGTGATACGATCACCGAAGAGGCTTTGCCTACATATGAATCATGGTTAATGGATGTAGAAGGTATAAATCAGGTCGAAAACGGTGGTAATGGCTGGTCAAAATGGATCAGACAATGGACTGGAGAAGAAAACCGCCACGGAGACCTTTTAAATAAATACTTGTATTTGTCTGGTCGTGTGAATATGCGTGAAATTGAAATGACAACGCAACATTTAATCAACGACGGTTTTGATATTGGAACTGGATCTGATCCGTACAAAAACTTTGTATATACAAGTTTTCAGGAATTAGCAACTTATGTATCTCACAACAGAGTAGCTCAAATGGCTAAGAAGTTTGGTGATAATAAATTGTCTAAAATGTGTAAAATGATTGCAGGTGATGAAATGCGTCATCATCATGCTTACAGTGAGTTTGTAACCAGAATTTTTCAGGTTGATCCAAGCGAAATGATGTTGGCTTTTCAATACATGATGAAGCAAAAAATCGTTATGCCAGCTCATTTTTTAAGAGAATCTGGTCAGAAAATCAGTTCTGCATTTGAACAATTCTCTGATTCTGCACAGCGTATTGGTGTTTATACAGCAAATGACTACGTGGATATTATGCAAAAATTAATCAACAAATGGGAGATTGATAAAATCTCAAATTTGACTGATGAAGCAGAAAAGGCTCGTGATTACTTAATGAAATTGCCAGCACGTATGGCTAAAATTTCAGAAAGACTAGTTATTCCGCAAGAGTCACATATCTTTAAATGGGTTGAACCTGCAAAATTGTAGATTTTTAGAGTTTAGATTGCAGATTTTGGATTGAACGCATATAAGTTGATCTTGAAGTTTGCATTAAAACATATTGTTGATTGTTGAGATTTAAGATCTTAACAATCAACATTTTTATTTAAAAGAATGCTATTTACACAATAGATAATTAAAACTTTGGTTTAAATCTGGGTGTCATTTATCAATAGTAATACCACGAATAATTATGAATAATCCTGCTTTAATACATAAAACAATCGCTTTTGTAAAAGAAAAACTAAATGATGCCGAAGGCGGACACGATTGGTTTCATATTGAGAGAGTTTATAAAAATGCACTTTTAATTGCAAATGATACCAATTGCGATTTAGTTGTAGTACAATTAGGCGCTTTGCTTCATGATATTGCCGATAGTAAATTCCATAATGGCGATGAAGCTATAGGACCAAAGACAGCTCGTGCGTTTTTAGAAGCTGAAAATGTTTCTGAGACTATCATTCGGCATGTGGTCAATATCATTGAAAATATCTCGTTTAAAGGCGGAAATTTCGAAAAGAAGTTCACTTCTGTCGAATTAGATATTGTTCAGGATGCTGATCGCTTAGATGCGATTGGAGCAATAGGGGTGGCAAGAGCGTTCAATTATGGCGGATTTAAAAACAGAACGTTGTACGATCCTGAAATTGCTCCAGTGACAAATATGACAAAAGAGGAATACAAAAAGAATAATGCCCCAACAATAAATCATTTTTACGAAAAGCTTTTACTCTTAAAAGATAAAATGAATACCGGGAAAGGAAAAGAAATCGCTGCCGAAAGACACCGTTTCATGGAAAATTTCCTCGCTCAGTTTTATGCAGAATGGGAAGGCCTGAAGTAGGATTCATTTTGGTTTAGGTTAAAAAGTAAAAACGGCTCTGATTCAGAGCCGTTTTGTATTTAAGGATATTGAAATTAGTAGTACTTGTATGAATTTATAGTCTCGATTTTAAAAGATACAGATTATTCCAAAAGCGAATAAAAATCCAAATGAGAACCATAATAACCTCATAATAATGTTATTTCTAATCATTTCCCTTTTTTCAAATTTTGTCATTTTGAATTACTTTTAATATTTCAAAAGTAATTTGTAATAAGATAATGATTTGCTTAAATCAGTTTTTAGATTATTAAAATAAGACTTTTTTCTCCTCTTATAGTCTCAGCATAAGTCTGTAATCTTTCATCTTTCTTCTTTTCTTTCATCTTTCTTCTTTCATCTTTCTTCTTTCATCTTTCTTCTTTATCTAACTTTCTGAACGAATTTCTGAATCGTATTTTTAAACTCTTTATTTTGTTCATAATACAATATATGTCCGCCTTCAATAATCTTAACTTCCTGATTTGGAAACTTAAATAAACGATAGTGTTCAGGGCCAATATTGTTGTCTTTTGTTCCGGTGATTATAAGGGTAGGAACTTTAATCGAAGCAGTTTCTTTGGTAAAATCATTAAAATATAGCGGACCACTTAGTGCATGCTGTGCAAATGAAGAATTTCTTTTGAGACTATTATCGATACTGTCCAGTTTTTCGACATTTACTCTATTGTCGGATAGCATTTTATAATCCAGATCTGCTTTTTTAATTTTTTTTTTAGCTTCAAAGAAAGTACTTAGTATCGATTCTTTGTTTTTTACAGGAAAATCTTCTCCAACGGTTTTACTCATAAAAGCAATTTGATTAAGAAGAGAATCGTTAATATCAAGCGTAGCATTCAGCAGAATTAAACCTTTTACATGTTCTGGATATTTTTCGGCATATTTAGTGGCTAAAATCCCTCCGAAAGAATGTCCCATTACATATACTTTTGAAGTGTTAAGAGAAGCACGAATTTCTTCAATATCCTGAATCATTCTGTCTATACCATAATTGTTATCTGCTGCCGATGCAGATCGACCGCATCCTCTTTGGTCGTAATAGCACATAGTCAGTTTATCTTCCAGTACATTTCCTCCTAATTCCTCAAACGATTTGCTCCATGCGCCCGGGCCGCCATGAACAAAGATGCAAACATCACCTTTTCCGGAAATCTTTAAAAACAAAGGCACTCCGTCTGAAGTTACGAAAGTGTTGCTGTTTGTATTTTGTTGGCAGAAAGCATTGTGTCCCAAACACAAGAATAAAAGAAAAATAAATGAAATTTTCTGTGCCATTTTAGAAGTTGTTTTCAATGTTTTACAATTTTAAATTTTCTGATAAAATTATAATTAAAACAATAAACTAAAAAGTTAAAAAAGCTAGCTCGACACAGTGTGATTCATATAAAAATGATTTGAAATTCTATCTCTTAACTATAAAGTAATTAATAATTAGGGCACATAAAAAACCAATCGCAAACCATAATAATCTCGTAACCCGATTGTCTCTAATAATTTCTATTCTATCTTCTTTAGTCATTTTTATAAAATTAAATTTAATTAAAATTAATTTTTATGTTGTTGATAAATTGGCTGTATAGGGTTTTTAAATATTATTTAAGGACATTTTAGTTCTTTAAACAAAATAAAAAAGCTTCACAAAAAAGGTATTTCTGTGAAGCTTTGGGTCTATTTAGTGATTTCTATTAATAATTATTGAATCTTAGAAAATCGTTAGCTTAGAATCTGAAAATTAAGAACAGCCACAATTTCCGTCACCGCAGTCTTTTTTCTTTTTAGATTTCCAGAAGAATTTTTTGATCAAAAAAGCAACTGCAAATCCTAATATAGCAAAGGCAATAATTTCTTGTGTCATAACTTTTATTTTAAAAATTGATAGGCCAATAATGCTGTAAAATAAGCCAGACCACTCATCAATACTAATTGCATTGCAGGCCATTTCCAGGAATTGGTCTCTTTTTTGGTGATAGCCAGTGTACTGGCACATTGCATAGCAAAAGCGTAAAACAACAGTAAAGATATTCCGGTGGCAAAATTGAATACTTTTTGCCCGTTTTCAGGATGAATTTCCTGTTGCATTTTACTTTTTATGGTAGTTTCATTGTCACTGTCACCAACGCTGTAAATGGTGGCAAGTGTTCCAACAAAGACTTCACGGGCAGCAAATGAACTGATTAAGGCAATCCCGATTTTCCAGTCGTATCCCAAAGGTGCAATTGCAGGTTCGATCGCTCTTCCCATTAAACCTATATAAGAGTTTTCTAATTTTTGAGAAGCCACTTCGTTTTCAAATTGAGCTTCATCAATTTTGGTATCGGCGAATTTTTCTTTTACAATAGTTTCTGCTTC
The sequence above is drawn from the Flavobacterium sp. N2038 genome and encodes:
- a CDS encoding lysophospholipid acyltransferase family protein, with protein sequence MQKIISYPISVIYYLCFGLCLVVFHPIQWICLNVFGYQAHKKSVDYLNFFLLRCTNLVGTTYKVTGVDDIPKGVPIIFVANHQSMYDIVTMIWYFRRFHCKFVSKKELGSGIPSVSFNLKHGGSVLIDRKDPKQAIPVIKGLSEYIEKNTRAAVIFPEGTRSKTGKPKEFAQSGLKILCKYAPSAYVVPVSINNSWKMVRYGMFPVGLGNHLTFTAHKAMAVKDYDFADLMALTEKAVVEGVNEYK
- a CDS encoding acyl-ACP desaturase, producing MSIKNIRLEVMQFLEKNVDSFVEQYLIPVEKIWQPSDFLPNSEGENFFEEVKELREIAKELPYDFWVTLVGDTITEEALPTYESWLMDVEGINQVENGGNGWSKWIRQWTGEENRHGDLLNKYLYLSGRVNMREIEMTTQHLINDGFDIGTGSDPYKNFVYTSFQELATYVSHNRVAQMAKKFGDNKLSKMCKMIAGDEMRHHHAYSEFVTRIFQVDPSEMMLAFQYMMKQKIVMPAHFLRESGQKISSAFEQFSDSAQRIGVYTANDYVDIMQKLINKWEIDKISNLTDEAEKARDYLMKLPARMAKISERLVIPQESHIFKWVEPAKL
- a CDS encoding HD domain-containing protein; protein product: MNNPALIHKTIAFVKEKLNDAEGGHDWFHIERVYKNALLIANDTNCDLVVVQLGALLHDIADSKFHNGDEAIGPKTARAFLEAENVSETIIRHVVNIIENISFKGGNFEKKFTSVELDIVQDADRLDAIGAIGVARAFNYGGFKNRTLYDPEIAPVTNMTKEEYKKNNAPTINHFYEKLLLLKDKMNTGKGKEIAAERHRFMENFLAQFYAEWEGLK
- a CDS encoding alpha/beta fold hydrolase; the protein is MKTTSKMAQKISFIFLLFLCLGHNAFCQQNTNSNTFVTSDGVPLFLKISGKGDVCIFVHGGPGAWSKSFEELGGNVLEDKLTMCYYDQRGCGRSASAADNNYGIDRMIQDIEEIRASLNTSKVYVMGHSFGGILATKYAEKYPEHVKGLILLNATLDINDSLLNQIAFMSKTVGEDFPVKNKESILSTFFEAKKKIKKADLDYKMLSDNRVNVEKLDSIDNSLKRNSSFAQHALSGPLYFNDFTKETASIKVPTLIITGTKDNNIGPEHYRLFKFPNQEVKIIEGGHILYYEQNKEFKNTIQKFVQKVR
- a CDS encoding FeoB-associated Cys-rich membrane protein, coding for MTQEIIAFAILGFAVAFLIKKFFWKSKKKKDCGDGNCGCS